The following is a genomic window from Bordetella sp. H567.
TACGGGCCCCGCATCGCGGCCGACCAGGCGGGCACCGGCCTTGACGATGCTGACCGCATAGCCCGCGCGCCGGTTGCGGATTTCCAGATACGGCAGGAAGAATTCGTCCAGCAACTTGCCGACCGTGGCATGGTCGTCCGCCGCGATGGCGCGATAGAACTGCATCGCGGTCTTGGGAATGAAATTGAACACGGCGGACGAATACACCGGCACGCCCAGCGCCTTGTACGCCGCCGCATAGACTTCCGCGGTGGGCAGGCCGCCCAGATAAGCAAAACGGTCTCCCATGGCGCGGCGCACACGCACCATGTTTTCGATATCGCCCACGCCGTCCTTGAAGCCGATCAGGTTCGGGCAGCGGTCGGCCACGCGGCGCAGATGGTCCGGGCCCAGACGCGAATTGGCGCGGTTGTAGACGATGACGCCGATCTTCAACGACTTGCATACTTGCTCGACGTGTTCCGCGATGCCATCCGCGCTGGCTTCCGTCAGGTAGTGCGGCATCAGCAGGATGCCCTTGGCGCCCAGCCGTTCGGCTTCCTGCGCATAGGCGATCGCCGTGCGGGTGGGACCGCCCGCGCCGGCCAGGATGGGCACCTTGCCGGCGCAGGTTTGCACCGCGGTACGGATCACATCGGCGTATTCCGCCGGGGCCAGGGAAAAATACTCGCCGGTGCCGCCGGCCGCGAACAAGGCGCTGGCGCCGTAGGGCGCCAGCCATTCCAGGCGCTCGATATAGGTCCTGGGGCGGAAATCGCCTTGCTCATCGAAGTCAGTGATGGGAAAGGACAGCAGGCCTTGGGAGATGATTTGCTTGAGTTCGAGCGGCGTGGTCATTGTGTGGGCGCGTACGGGCGGGTTACAGGGTTGTAGCGGTAGTTATACGTTATCGTACAACGTACCCACCGCCCCTGCCAGCCTTTTTTACGGGCACCGTTCTACCAGGGGGCAGCCAACTTGGCTGACAAGTTCGCCGATACCGTTGTACGATGACAAACACCAGTCTCCTGGCCCACCGACCGAACCGCCGTTGCGAGCCCCCATGTCCGAGCCGCGAACCCCTCTCTATATACGCATCCATGATGACGACAACGTCGCGATCGTCGTCAATGACGGCGGCCTGCCCGCGGACGCCGTCTTCCCTGATGGCCTGGCCTTGCGCGAGGCCGTCCCGCAAGGCCACAAGGTCGCGCTGCGCGACCTGGCCGAAGGAGACGCCATCGTCCGCTACGGTGTGGTTATCGGTTACGCGGCCCAGGCGCTGCCGCGCGGCAGCTGGGTGAACGAGCGCGTCACCACCCTTCCCGCGCCGCCGGGGCTGGACCAGTTGCCGATGTCCACGCGCGTGCCAACCCCTGCGGAACCCCTGGAAGGCTACACC
Proteins encoded in this region:
- the kdgD gene encoding 5-dehydro-4-deoxyglucarate dehydratase, which produces MTTPLELKQIISQGLLSFPITDFDEQGDFRPRTYIERLEWLAPYGASALFAAGGTGEYFSLAPAEYADVIRTAVQTCAGKVPILAGAGGPTRTAIAYAQEAERLGAKGILLMPHYLTEASADGIAEHVEQVCKSLKIGVIVYNRANSRLGPDHLRRVADRCPNLIGFKDGVGDIENMVRVRRAMGDRFAYLGGLPTAEVYAAAYKALGVPVYSSAVFNFIPKTAMQFYRAIAADDHATVGKLLDEFFLPYLEIRNRRAGYAVSIVKAGARLVGRDAGPVRAPLTDLTEEECAPLDALIRKLGSQ